Proteins found in one bacterium genomic segment:
- a CDS encoding polysaccharide biosynthesis protein, producing MSNDNDNPRNALLREDGALTRLVRSNRLLFGLVFFGLLSAISVTASFFIRFVVLGPFLITNLDQWQTWWLAMLGVTVPVRMIFFWLIGLHKTSWRFASVEDLPPLVGAVMSSSALIIVALWVFWDKPGGFPLSTLAIDMVLCLGLVTIGRFAYRLLSGPSDKLGNTEPRKRAIVVGAGNAGALTIEAMQSPRLGAFRPVALVDDNVHAQGVRIRGVEVMGTIDQIKDVARRRRAEVIVLAIPSATTAALYRILNHCQETKLPIKSVPSFWEIMESEKPGIRRVEDFSTTSLLQRRPVSGDVGVIREMLRGRRVLVTGAAGSIGSELCRQVVENGAAYLACLDKDENGLFRIEQELRDRERPTAFDFLLGDIKNPQRLERFFAVARPDIVFHAAAYKHVPILQFHPEEAVLNNVFGTRQLADMALRHGVQRFVMISTDKSVNPTNVMGATKQVAEKVILTRQNQDDGATSFSIIRFGNVLGSAGSVVELFHKQIKKGGPVTVTHPDMERFFMTIAEAVQLVLFAAAMGRGGDVFILDMGASVKIDDLARQMIRLSGLTPDVDVGITYTGLRPGEKLFEELWAEGEEPAPTENPGIMVARRQAIDVAEVESGAGRLVEAAMLGRRDDIWTELLALVPDFSGLTGQDAETPPEVPAPEGPREDSVNRAAETPNNLP from the coding sequence ATGAGCAACGACAACGACAACCCCCGCAACGCGCTCCTGCGCGAGGACGGCGCCCTGACCAGGCTGGTCCGCAGCAACCGGCTGCTCTTCGGACTGGTCTTCTTCGGACTGCTCTCGGCGATCTCGGTCACGGCCTCGTTCTTCATCCGCTTCGTCGTGCTCGGCCCCTTCCTCATCACCAACCTCGACCAGTGGCAGACCTGGTGGCTGGCCATGCTCGGCGTCACCGTGCCCGTGCGCATGATCTTCTTCTGGCTGATCGGGCTGCACAAGACGTCGTGGCGCTTCGCCTCGGTGGAGGACCTGCCGCCCCTCGTGGGCGCGGTCATGTCCAGCTCGGCGCTGATCATCGTCGCCCTGTGGGTGTTCTGGGACAAGCCGGGCGGCTTCCCCCTCTCGACCCTCGCCATCGACATGGTGCTCTGCCTCGGGCTGGTGACCATCGGGCGCTTCGCCTACCGGCTGCTGAGCGGTCCCTCGGACAAGCTGGGCAACACCGAGCCGCGCAAGCGGGCCATCGTCGTGGGCGCGGGCAACGCCGGCGCCCTGACCATCGAGGCCATGCAGTCGCCGCGGCTGGGGGCCTTCCGGCCCGTGGCCCTCGTCGACGACAACGTGCACGCCCAGGGGGTGCGCATCCGCGGCGTCGAGGTCATGGGCACCATCGACCAGATCAAGGACGTCGCCCGCCGGCGGCGGGCCGAGGTCATCGTGCTGGCCATCCCGTCGGCCACCACGGCCGCCCTCTACCGCATCCTGAACCACTGCCAGGAGACGAAGCTGCCCATCAAGTCGGTGCCGAGCTTCTGGGAGATCATGGAGTCGGAGAAGCCGGGCATCCGGCGGGTCGAGGACTTCAGCACCACGAGCCTGCTGCAGCGGCGGCCCGTGAGCGGCGACGTGGGGGTGATCCGCGAGATGCTGCGGGGCAGGCGCGTGCTGGTGACCGGCGCCGCCGGCAGCATCGGTTCGGAGCTGTGCCGCCAGGTGGTGGAGAACGGCGCGGCGTACCTGGCCTGCCTCGACAAGGACGAGAACGGCCTGTTCCGCATCGAGCAGGAGCTGCGCGACCGCGAGCGGCCCACGGCGTTCGACTTCCTGCTCGGCGACATCAAGAACCCGCAGCGCCTCGAGCGCTTCTTCGCCGTCGCCCGTCCGGACATCGTCTTCCACGCCGCCGCCTACAAGCACGTGCCGATCCTGCAGTTCCACCCCGAGGAGGCGGTGCTGAACAACGTCTTCGGCACGCGCCAGCTCGCGGACATGGCCCTGCGCCACGGGGTGCAGCGCTTCGTCATGATCTCCACCGACAAGTCGGTGAACCCGACCAACGTCATGGGGGCCACCAAGCAGGTGGCCGAGAAGGTCATCCTCACGCGGCAGAACCAGGACGACGGCGCCACCAGCTTCTCCATCATCCGCTTCGGCAACGTGCTCGGCTCGGCCGGCAGCGTGGTCGAGCTCTTCCACAAGCAGATCAAGAAGGGCGGCCCCGTCACCGTCACCCACCCGGACATGGAGCGCTTCTTCATGACCATCGCCGAGGCCGTGCAGCTCGTGCTCTTCGCCGCGGCCATGGGGCGGGGGGGCGACGTCTTCATCCTCGACATGGGGGCCTCGGTGAAGATCGACGACCTGGCCCGCCAGATGATCCGCCTGTCCGGCCTGACGCCCGACGTGGACGTGGGCATCACCTACACGGGCCTGCGTCCGGGGGAGAAGCTCTTCGAGGAGCTGTGGGCCGAGGGCGAGGAGCCGGCCCCCACCGAGAATCCCGGCATCATGGTGGCCCGACGGCAGGCCATCGACGTGGCCGAGGTCGAATCCGGCGCCGGGCGGCTCGTGGAGGCCGCCATGCTCGGCCGCCGTGACGACATCTGGACCGAATTGCTGGCCCTGGTGCCCGATTTCAGCGGTTTGACGGGCCAGGACGCCGAAACGCCCCCCGAAGTGCCCGCGCCGGAGGGCCCCCGTGAAGATTCGGTCAATCGGGCCGCCGAAACGCCGAATAACTTGCCATAG
- the rpsO gene encoding 30S ribosomal protein S15: MALTKEQKEQVIGKFKKHDGDSGSPEVQIALLTERINTLSDHFKMHKADHHSRRGLLKMVGQRKRLLSYLKKKDLDGYRALIKELGIRG, encoded by the coding sequence ATGGCACTTACCAAGGAACAGAAAGAACAGGTCATCGGGAAGTTCAAGAAGCACGACGGGGACTCGGGTTCGCCCGAGGTCCAGATCGCGCTTCTGACCGAGCGCATCAACACCCTCAGCGATCACTTCAAGATGCACAAGGCGGACCATCACAGCCGCCGCGGGCTGCTGAAGATGGTCGGGCAGCGCAAGCGCCTGCTCAGCTATCTGAAGAAGAAGGATCTCGACGGGTACCGCGCCCTCATCAAGGAACTGGGTATCCGCGGTTGA
- a CDS encoding polyribonucleotide nucleotidyltransferase translates to MSKQIVSMEMNGTTFSFETGRMAKQANGSCIVRMGDTMSLMTVTADPSPSDRDFLPLFVEYRNKTYAAGKIPGGFFKREARPTERETLTCRLIDRPLRPLFPDGYSHETQIVAFIISADTDFHADTLSITGASMALALSDVPFHEIVSGVRVADVDGEFIPNPSFEQLEESTMDLVVAGTDDVVCMIEGECLEVPEDRLLDAIEFAHGWIKKLNNLQRQLLEVADNKKAKWDLPEVPSLPADVSDKVKELVLPELKQAIVVKGKMERSDALKAVKTKVKEAFTDADGNVNGDAMAALSKLEKHTMREMILSEGVRTDGRDLTTVRPITVETGVLPRAHGSCLFTRGETQSLGTVTLGSKQAEQRIEPLNTEQYWSKYYLHYNFPPFSVGEVGRYSGTGRREIGHGKLAERAIRPILPDVEDFPYTIRLVSDILESNGSSSMASVCSCCMAMLDAGAPLRAKVAGVAMGLVKDGDRIAVLTDILGVEDHLGDMDFKVTGTRDGITAFQLDTKIAGLPREVMVKALTDARNARLHILDIMDEALPEARPEMSPYAPKIETIQIPVKKIGTLIGPGGKVIKKIQEDTGATIEVDDDGMVFISSTDQAGGAAAMEYVRGLMAEPELDKVYHGEVKTIVDFGAFVEFLPGKDGLLHISELEWHRVNNVEDVLQVGDKVDVKLVEIDSRTGKVRLSRKALLQRPEGVEDTPRDDRRGGGDRGDRGGRGGRDRGRGGRR, encoded by the coding sequence ATGAGCAAGCAAATCGTCAGCATGGAAATGAACGGGACCACGTTCAGCTTCGAGACCGGCCGCATGGCCAAGCAGGCCAACGGCAGCTGCATCGTGCGCATGGGCGACACCATGAGCCTGATGACCGTCACGGCCGATCCCAGCCCCAGCGACCGGGATTTCCTGCCGCTGTTCGTGGAGTACCGGAACAAGACCTACGCCGCCGGCAAGATCCCGGGCGGCTTCTTCAAGCGCGAGGCCCGTCCGACCGAGCGGGAGACCCTCACCTGCCGGCTGATCGACCGCCCCCTGCGGCCGCTCTTCCCGGACGGCTACAGCCATGAGACCCAGATCGTGGCCTTCATCATCAGCGCGGACACCGATTTCCATGCCGACACCCTGAGCATCACCGGCGCCAGCATGGCCCTGGCCCTGAGCGACGTGCCGTTCCACGAGATCGTCTCGGGCGTGCGCGTGGCCGACGTCGACGGCGAGTTCATCCCCAACCCCTCCTTCGAGCAGCTCGAGGAGTCGACCATGGACCTCGTGGTCGCGGGCACCGACGACGTCGTGTGCATGATCGAGGGCGAGTGCCTCGAGGTGCCGGAAGACCGCCTGCTGGACGCCATCGAGTTCGCCCACGGCTGGATCAAGAAGCTGAACAACCTCCAGCGCCAGCTGCTCGAGGTCGCCGACAACAAGAAGGCCAAGTGGGACCTGCCCGAGGTGCCGTCCCTGCCCGCCGACGTCAGCGACAAGGTCAAGGAGCTGGTCCTGCCCGAGCTGAAGCAGGCCATCGTGGTCAAGGGCAAGATGGAGCGCTCGGACGCCCTGAAGGCCGTCAAGACCAAGGTCAAGGAGGCCTTCACCGACGCCGACGGCAACGTGAACGGCGACGCCATGGCCGCCCTGAGCAAGCTCGAGAAGCACACCATGCGCGAGATGATCCTCTCGGAGGGCGTGCGCACCGACGGCCGCGACCTGACCACGGTCCGGCCCATCACCGTCGAGACCGGCGTGCTGCCGCGCGCCCACGGTTCCTGCCTGTTCACCCGCGGCGAGACCCAGTCCCTGGGCACCGTCACCCTGGGCAGCAAGCAGGCCGAGCAGCGCATCGAGCCGCTGAACACCGAGCAGTACTGGTCGAAGTACTACCTGCACTACAACTTCCCCCCGTTCAGCGTGGGCGAGGTCGGTCGCTACAGCGGCACCGGCCGCCGCGAGATCGGCCACGGCAAGCTCGCCGAGCGCGCCATCCGCCCGATCCTGCCGGACGTGGAGGACTTCCCGTACACGATCCGCCTCGTGTCGGACATCCTCGAGAGCAACGGCTCCTCGTCGATGGCCTCGGTCTGCAGCTGCTGCATGGCCATGCTCGACGCGGGCGCCCCGCTGCGGGCCAAGGTGGCCGGCGTGGCCATGGGCCTGGTCAAGGACGGCGACCGCATCGCGGTGCTGACCGACATCCTGGGCGTCGAGGACCACCTCGGCGACATGGACTTCAAGGTCACCGGCACCCGCGACGGCATCACCGCCTTCCAGCTGGACACCAAGATCGCCGGGCTGCCCCGCGAGGTCATGGTCAAGGCCCTGACCGACGCGCGGAACGCCCGTCTGCACATCCTGGACATCATGGACGAGGCCCTGCCCGAGGCGCGCCCGGAGATGAGCCCGTACGCCCCGAAGATCGAGACGATCCAGATCCCGGTGAAGAAGATCGGCACGCTGATCGGCCCGGGCGGCAAGGTCATCAAGAAGATCCAGGAGGACACCGGCGCCACCATCGAGGTGGACGACGACGGCATGGTCTTCATCAGCAGCACCGACCAGGCGGGCGGCGCGGCGGCGATGGAGTACGTCCGCGGCCTGATGGCCGAGCCCGAGCTGGACAAGGTGTACCACGGCGAGGTCAAGACCATCGTCGACTTCGGCGCCTTCGTCGAGTTCCTGCCCGGCAAGGACGGCCTGCTGCACATCTCCGAGCTGGAGTGGCACCGCGTGAACAACGTGGAGGACGTCCTGCAGGTCGGCGACAAGGTCGACGTCAAGCTGGTCGAGATCGACAGCCGCACCGGCAAGGTCCGCCTGAGCCGCAAGGCGCTGCTGCAGCGCCCCGAGGGCGTGGAGGACACCCCGCGCGACGACCGTCGCGGCGGTGGTGACCGCGGCGACCGCGGGGGCCGGGGCGGTCGCGATCGCGGCCGCGGCGGCCGGCGCTAG